A genomic region of Alnus glutinosa chromosome 11, dhAlnGlut1.1, whole genome shotgun sequence contains the following coding sequences:
- the LOC133882766 gene encoding tetraketide alpha-pyrone reductase 1, with protein sequence MDEQVEFKGKVCVTGASGFLASWLVKRLLLSGYFVIGTVRDPGNGKKLAHLWRLEGARERLRLVKADLMEEGSFDEAIMGCHGVFHTASPVQKPSSDPKAEILEPAIEGTLNVLRSCKKNPSLRRVVLTSSSSTVRARDDFDPNVPLDETSWSSVELCERLQIWYALSKTLAERAAWEFCNKNGIDLVTILPSFLVGPSLPPELCSTASDVLGLLKGETEKFQWHGRMGYIHIDDVALSHILVYEHETANGRYLCSSTVVDNDELASLLQARYPSLPIPKRFEQLNRPYYEFNTSKLKSLGFKFKSIQEMFDDCIASLVMQGHLPSV encoded by the exons ATGGATGAACAGGTAGAATTTAAAGGCAAAGTTTGCGTCACAGGAGCTTCTGGTTTCCTGGCGTCTTGGCTAGTTAAGCGGCTTCTCTTGTCTGGATATTTTGTCATTGGAACCGTTAGAGATCCAG GAAATGGGAAGAAGTTGGCACATCTGTGGAGGCTGGAAGGAGCAAGAGAGAGACTTCGATTGGTGAAAGCCGATCTAATGGAAGAGGGCAGCTTTGACGAGGCAATCATGGGATGCCATGGTGTCTTCCACACTGCTTCTCCTGTGCAGAAACCTTCATCTGATCCAAAG GCAGAGATCTTGGAACCGGCTATTGAGGGTACATTGAACGTGCTACGTTCATGCAAGAAGAATCCATCCTTAAGGCGAGTAGTTCTCACCTCATCTTCTTCAACTGTGAGGGCAAGAGATGATTTTGACCCTAATGTACCTTTGGACGAAACATCTTGGAGCTCTGTCGAACTCTGTGAGAGACTCCAG ATATGGTATGCTTTATCAAAAACGCTCGCTGAGAGGGCAGCATGGGAATTCTGCAACAAAAATGGGATTGATCTAGTGACCATTCTACCCTCATTCCTCGTTGGACCTAGTTTGCCACCAGAATTGTGTTCTACCGCATCTGATGTTCTTGGCTTGCTTAAAG GGGAAACAGAGAAATTCCAGTGGCATGGAAGGATGGGGTATATCCACATAGATGATGTTGCACTTTCCCACATCCTTGTTTACGAGCATGAAACTGCTAACGGGCGATACCTCTGTAGCTCAACTGTGGTGGATAATGATGAGTTAGCATCGTTGTTACAAGCACGATATCCTTCCCTACCTATCCCAAAAAG GTTTGAGCAACTAAACAGACCATATTATGAGTTCAACACCTCGAAGTTGAAGAGTTTAGGATTCAAGTTCAAGTCTATCCaagagatgtttgatgattgcaTTGCATCCCTGGTGATGCAAGGTCATCTTCCGTCTGTCTAG